Below is a window of Gossypium hirsutum isolate 1008001.06 chromosome A12, Gossypium_hirsutum_v2.1, whole genome shotgun sequence DNA.
taaatagtaaaagtttaaaaataaaagttaaatcaTCATGGAGGATggctaattcttttttttttctagtaagttaacataaaaaaaatctgtCACATTAAAATGTCAAATTGTCATCGTGAATAATGATTTTAGCCATTCATTATGATATTGTTGAAAACATGTTCAATTGATAAATAATTTTCAAGATAAGTtgttttaacaattaaatttcatttctatgtgaaaaaaaaatctgataggtttgtattaaattttgttaagttaaACCCTAATTATCGAAGCTTAAAATAACACATTAATATTGTATATGGACCTAAATGATCAATCAAATCATTGAAACAAAAAAGTTTTTTCAAgcatttaaatttatattgatattacaataaataaataaataaataatatatatatataaatggcgtAGCTTAGTAGAGACCTAAAGACTATAACTTctcttaaaatgataaatttttaatttaaaatctttataatttataaaattttaaaataataataataaaatatattattattattataaacgtatacaatttaatttttatctctcACCATATTTTTTTGGACTTCGTGAATGCACATAGAGATTTAGATCTAATTCTTTTAAAAGGATATGTATGAATTTGTTGAGCACAATAAGTGCTACACATTTTCAATGATTAGATACTGTAGATAATGACTCCTCTGTAGCCAATGTTGATATGGTGAAACaaaaatgtttttttctttttttaagaaaagaaaatataagttCGAAACAATAAAGATTTGATGGGAAGGGGTAGATTCTTCACAAGTACCTGAAACCTGTGACTGAACCATTTATATAATATCATTGTTTTCTTGTCTTAGAACTGGCTGGCTTGTCCTTTGATTTCCTcctctcccccccccccccccaacttttttcatttttaaaccaCTTATAATCAACTATTTCGAATAGATTAGAATGAGAATCAGTTAAAGTATTCATTTAAAGAAAAGATTTAAATCGATTAATTCACGATTtggtataatttaattatatataattaaaaaattacttgTATTGGATCATATAAATCGATCCACATtacaattttgaaaactttgagaaAAGATAATTGTAGAATTAAGAGTCAATTTctcattaaaaaaatgtttttaaaaaagtgtttttggaaaagtagttttaaaatgtttatttagACATGAGGTggttttaaagtataaaaaaaatttaaataatatttaaatttgttaatagtatagtatatgaaaatatataaaattacattataataaaaaatatttattaaataattaatattatgatataaaatatataaaataaaattataatggactcaatgaatcaaataatatattttttaagattcaAATAATAATCTTATATATAATTCAACACTAATCAAACCCAACTTGAGTGAAatgttttattgattaaaaattaagttgTCGATTGATTCTTAACTCGATTGATATGGGTTGTTATTAATGTAAAAAGATATAGAATCAAATGtactgaaacgcattatcctcctaccTTCCATTTTAGCAAACCCTATTAAAGATGTCCTAACATATTttgctaattaaaaaaaaaagataaaataaccaaattgattgaattaacttctaatcttataatttaatcaatttcatttatattatatGCTGTGCTAACAACACACAATAATCAGAAAAATCAATACTTTcaattgttatattattatttttttcttgtaaATTCAATTATTGAGAATACAGCACATGAATTTTCAAAATGGGATCCAATAAGAAAATATACAGTACAAGCACAAGCAATGGCTATGCATAATGCATGATTCTGTGTTGGGCCACCATATAGATTTTTAGCCGAAATTATTTTAACTCAATCTCAATTCTAAAAttgtttatgtaaaaatagattattttttagataattttaattaatttttgataacctcaaatattaagaaaatagttttaaatttctttaataatactcaaatttaaaatatagaaaatttttaaaataataataatcgaGAGGTTATTGACAGAAAGATTAAATGTTAagattattataatataaaaaattatgaatattgcattaaaaaaattaatatgaacaCGAATTTGTAGTCCAACTCAGCTACATCTCATTTCTTTTCAAACTTTTTAAATGCTTTTGCATGTTCTCCATTAatcgtatataaatttattgaaataattgatttaagaaaatatatttgattttaaaataattgaaatgcaTTTCTATTTTAAGCAATGCattacatataaaaatttatatttttttaaacattacataaaatatttaaatgagaaTTCCCCACTTAaaaaataggttaaaatatgtaataattttatataatatttataaaattaaaatttagtcattatattttgatttttaaaaatttacattttttacttctcaaattttaaaattcagttgtaaattttaaaattagaaaaaaaaaactaacttaaTAATCATATAACTGAAAAAAGTAATattataataaacttaaatttaataaactaattttAGTGTTATCCggttaaacttaaattttaaaataaaaaataaaaaattttaaattataaaaaattatgacatattttaattaaaaatataataagtttaAATGTCTCATTCAAATTAAGATTTAGTatgtaaaatttgattttttttccaaaaattgaaTTGATATCGCTTAATTAATGAACTAATTTCAATCACATActttattatttagtttttttaaaaaaagtatatattattttattttttatatcatataCCTTTTTTTTCCCCCTAGTGTTTCCCTTCGCTTCCCCAGAGAAAGTGAGTTCGAGAAGCTCCAAAAATTGTTGTTAATGGATGCTTCCATCTATGCCATCTTCAGTTCCAAAAATATCTCATAGAAAACGAACCCAATCCCCATTGTAACCCAGTTCTATAAACTAAAATCTCCCCATTGCTTAATTAATCACTTTGTAACTATAatttcttaatatatatttttcttcaccCGTTTATTAGATATCTTCAATTTCCTGTTACTGGGTTTCGATCTCTCAGTTCAGAAAAACTGTTTGATcccttattttttgttttttttgcaaGAAATTGAGTTAATTTTTGTTACAATAAAAACTTATTTCTATATTAAAAATTTGGGTTACTTTTTGATTCAATGGGAAAGACCAGGTGCAATGGGTATGGATTGGGATCCAGGTTGGATCTCTTGGGTTTCGTTAATTGTTAttaattgttttgtttgtttaatttagtctttgtttTTGTTAAACTTGTTATTTGTGTTTTGTGTTTCTTGTTTTCCGAGCTTTATTTTCagccttttattttcattttctattttctgGGTTTGTTCGTTTGGTAGGAATTTAGAATGACGTACAATGGTTAAGGGTTTACAAGAAAATATTCTCATTAGTACCTGAGGGTTTTCATGGGTTGAACTCAACAGAATAATATGGATAGTTTGAGGGAAGACGAGGAATGTTCATTTTTTGATGCTAATGAACACATTGGAACAATGTCTGGTTTACATTCTGATTCAAATTCTGGTTTTGATAATTGGTCTGAGAGTAGTTTCGATGTATGGATTCGTAGCCCTCGAAGTGTTAACAAACGCCGCATTAAGTTTTTCGATTGGATGGGAGATAGTTTAGACCGAATTTCGTTCAAGAATTCAGTAGATGAACCTAGTTTGGAAGGAGAATTTAGCAGGGTTATGGAAACTAGTGATGCTGTTTTGAGAACACGAGGCTCCGAAGAGTTCTCTTCGAGCCGGTCTTCAATGTCTTGTTGGTCTAATGATAATCTTGATTTGTCTGAGGAGTCGAGTTCGCGTGATAAGTTTGTATGTAGGGAAGGAAATGAGGATTGGGGAGAAGAGTGTGGTGTTGATGAAAAGCTTCAAGATGGGGAGGGAATTGAAGGTTGCGAAACGAAGGTGGATCAGTTGGTAAATGGTGAAAACAGCTCCACTTCTGAGATCCCTTGTGTGTCAATGACCTCATTGCAACAAGTTACAGAGAGGGAAATGGAGAAGCAGAATAAAACCGAGAGAATGCCAAAGAAAGCTAAGAACCGGTGGTTAAATAAATTGATTACACGTTTCCTGGATAAACAGGTTGAAGATGATTCATTGAGTGGTAATAGAGATAATTCAGTTTGGGGGAATAAGGTTCAGAGAGTTAAGGTTCATCAATGCAGGAAAAGAACAAAGGAACTTTCTGCACTTTATAAGGGACAAGTTATCCAGGCTCATGAAGGTTCAATTTTGACGATGAAATTCAGTCCTGATGGACGGTACCTAGCTAGTGCCGGTGAAGATGGCGTTGTACGAGTATGGCAAGTGGTGGAGGATCAAATGTGCATCGACCTTGATATCCCAGAGATGGATCCTTCCTGTTTATACTTTACGGTGAATTATCTTTCTGAAGTGAAACCCCTCGTTGTAGATAAGGTAAAAGAAGGCAATATAAGAAGCCCGAGGAAGACATCTGAATCTGCGTGTGTGATCTTCCCCTCCAAAGTTTTCCGGCTAGTCGAGAAACCATTACATGAGTTCCATGGACACACTGGTGAGATCTTGGACCTCTCCTGGTCCAACAAAAATGTGAGTGGAACCAATTTACGTACATGTTTCTAGAAAGGGAAAACATATATTTTCATCTTATATGTCTCCGTTTTGTGTTCCATGTTTCAGTTCCTGTTATCTTCCTCGGTTGATAAAACCGTTCGTATGTGGCAAGTTGGATGTGATGGTTGCCTCAAAGTATTTTCTCATAGTAATTACGGTGCGCTTCTATCATTGAACTTATGTTGTATTTTGGTGCATGATCTTGTTCTGATTTCTGATAAAGAATTTCCTCTTATATTATGATGCAGTAACCTGTGTTCAGTTTAACCCTGTGGATGACAATTTCTTCATTAGTGGTTCAATAGATGGAAAAGTGCGCATTTGGTCAATTTCTGGCTGCCAGGTTGTTGACTGGATTGATGTAAGAGATATAGTTACTGCGGTGTGTTATCGCCCGGATGGACAGGTTTGCGTGATTTTCTTCTAGTGGTTTAGAATCAcactgatacggggttgcgcgcggaccaagatcgagttgccaagtcacgggaaattcctacgaaaaccctaaacaatcagatccgaaacgaaacagaaaaattaaaagattagaactttgaatttccagatctgaaataaaatccccaaatcagcaaagaatcaaattgagaatagaaataagtgttagggttcttgaaaccctcaaggagattgtgattctgcccaattgaacactaagatagtttttcccaaatttcgacaatctaatttcacc
It encodes the following:
- the LOC107929490 gene encoding uncharacterized WD repeat-containing protein C18H10.05, translating into MDSLREDEECSFFDANEHIGTMSGLHSDSNSGFDNWSESSFDVWIRSPRSVNKRRIKFFDWMGDSLDRISFKNSVDEPSLEGEFSRVMETSDAVLRTRGSEEFSSSRSSMSCWSNDNLDLSEESSSRDKFVCREGNEDWGEECGVDEKLQDGEGIEGCETKVDQLVNGENSSTSEIPCVSMTSLQQVTEREMEKQNKTERMPKKAKNRWLNKLITRFLDKQVEDDSLSGNRDNSVWGNKVQRVKVHQCRKRTKELSALYKGQVIQAHEGSILTMKFSPDGRYLASAGEDGVVRVWQVVEDQMCIDLDIPEMDPSCLYFTVNYLSEVKPLVVDKVKEGNIRSPRKTSESACVIFPSKVFRLVEKPLHEFHGHTGEILDLSWSNKNFLLSSSVDKTVRMWQVGCDGCLKVFSHSNYVTCVQFNPVDDNFFISGSIDGKVRIWSISGCQVVDWIDVRDIVTAVCYRPDGQGGIVGSMTGSCRFYDMLDNQLQLGAQICVNGKKKSPCRRITGLQFLSQDPSKVMVTCADSQVRILQGPNVIGKYKGAHNNGNQTFTSITADGKHIVSACDDANVYIWNCVHQDKNSISQSKDIRSCEHFSANASIAIPWCGLKYGNTENRQFEVPLEDLPHDLPFSLPSYFSMGHEYSSESLPKGSATWPEETLPPSSPLSMPSSIHKSQYKFLKTSCQSTFDSHVWGLVIVTAGSDGRIRSFLNYGLPVPV